CTTCATTCGCAAGGATATTTCTTCTACGGTTAAATGCGGTTGAATCATCGGTAACCTCCTGTTTCGGTTACCGATAATATAGCATCATTTTTAATCGATGTCTATGTTTGAAAGCGAAATAGTATTAGTCGATGAAGCAATAAATAATGATCGAAACAGAACATTGAATTTTTTCATCTTATTCACTCTATCCTGAATATTGCATGAAATTGGAAAAAACGACGGGCAATCTGTCGATTAACACATTATATTGTAATCGCTAACCAAACAGCATAACACGGAAGATTGCCCATGACAAAATGTAGTGTTTCCAATTCGGTCTTTCAAGGGCCGAACCGCAAAAAAAATTGAATTCAATTTCGATGGTGGTGCCATCAACAGCGACGAAGGATTGCTTTTCATCAAGGAATTTGACCGAAAACTTGGGTTGACCCGTCGTGCCAGAACGCTGTTGAATTCTTTTGACAGCCGGCAATCAAGAAAAGTCAAACACTCCACGCTCGATATGCTTCGGCAAAGAGTGTTTGTATTGGTCGCGGGAAACGAAGACCTCAACGATCATCATGAATTGCGGAATGATCCCCTGATTCAAACAATCGTCGGTCGGGATCGGTAACTTGCAACTCCAAGTACCCTCTGCCGGTTCGAAAACAGAATAAACGGTCAAGCCTGTATTGAGTTGAGCCGATTGTTTATCGAGTTCTTTGTAAAAAGTTTTACCACCCCGCTCATGAACTCATCCTTGATTTCGACGCAACCGATGATCTCACCTACCGGATGCAGGAAAAACGTTTCTTTCACGGGTATTATGACTATTACTTGTTTTCTTCCGCTCTAGGTGTTCTGTGGCGATCAATTACTTTGCGCCTATCTCTGGCCCTCAAAGATGGATGCGGTCAAGCATTCCCGGGCAATTCTTTCTCTGTTGGTGAAACGACTCCGTAGGAAATGGCCGAAGGTCAATCTTATTTTCCGGGATGACAGCGGTTTTTGCCGTCAGAAAATGTTGAATTGGTGTGACAAAAACAATGTCAAATACATTGTCGGACTCGCAAAGAATTCTCGTCTCTTGGAATTCTCAAAGGAGCTTCAAGATCAAGTTGCTCTTTCAAGTACTTGTCCAAATCAGGAAATCTTGCGCTTGATCGCCGCAAAAATCATTGCCATGGAATAATCGGTAGGAGAGCTGTTCCCGGCTTGTTGATCAACAACGGAGATAAGGGGGAGTAGGGCAGATTTCCGGTTTTACAATTTCCCGAAAATAGAACTCAGATTACTGAAACGCTTTGCGATGGGCAAATTGCTTCCATAACCGGCAATGCTCAGATCGCCAATTATTTTTATTACGGAGTTACAGAAGACGGTCAGATATGGAAGATAACCAATATCGGCTGCTGGCAGTCCCCGTTGGACAAAGGAATATCATGATATGTTAAATCGTAAGATTAAGGTTGAGTTTTCTGGCTTCAACGACACAATCATTACAGAACAATTAGGATGGGATGGTAATAATGATGATACACTTACCATTACTTCATCAGATAGGATCATATTAACAGATATTATATTTTTAAAGAAAATAATTGCTGGTTTTTAATGAGCATACAGTCTATTTATGGAAATTATAATGGCAATATTACCACAAAAATCATGCAAACTAAAGTAAAATTATCAGGGTTTTCAATAAACTAAATATCAGAAATTCGTTCGATAGATATTTACGAAAATACTTCAATACAAAATACTATAATTGATCGTGAAACAAAGAATAAAACAGTCAATATTGTAAAATCTGGATATAACCAATCTGAACAATATATACATATAAATGGTCTTTTAGTTTCTCAAAAAAATTTTTCTGATTTGATTACTACTTATAATTATGACAGATTGGAGAGAGATTTCCAAGAAAATTCCAAGAAT
This DNA window, taken from Victivallis sp. Marseille-Q1083, encodes the following:
- a CDS encoding transposase translates to MFCGDQLLCAYLWPSKMDAVKHSRAILSLLVKRLRRKWPKVNLIFRDDSGFCRQKMLNWCDKNNVKYIVGLAKNSRLLEFSKELQDQVALSSTCPNQEILRLIAAKIIAME
- a CDS encoding transposase, producing the protein MFPIRSFKGRTAKKIEFNFDGGAINSDEGLLFIKEFDRKLGLTRRARTLLNSFDSRQSRKVKHSTLDMLRQRVFVLVAGNEDLNDHHELRNDPLIQTIVGRDR